The Nitrospira sp. sequence CGACGGCCAGTGAACGGCTGCGACATCATAATTGGCCGATCGATTTCGAGCCGTCACATCCCAAGATGGGGGTTTTGGTCAAGGAAGTGTCGGAACAAGCCTCTAAAATCCTCGATAGAAAGCGATAAGATCAGGTACATGTCAAGGTCGGACGCTCCAAGAATTCAGAGATTGACTGTTAACGGCACCAATATCAGACGACCGTGCTCTGGTTGTGCATAGTCAAATTACGACCGTCCTGTCGGTGCGCGGGACCCTCCAACCGCTTCTCGCACTACTTTACTGCTGATGCTCCAATTGCGGAGTCATGTTCTGAATCGCAGTCCTTCGTGCGTATGGTATCAATAGAATCCCGCGCAGCATTCCCTTTTACCGTCATTTTCTTTACATCATTCGCCATATCAGCATATTCACCAGCATTACCTAGACCAACCATGGATCCTAATAAATTGCCACCTCCTCTCACAATCTTGCTTTCAGCAAAGCTTTTAAACCCTGAATCCTTCTCCTTGAGTTCTTTTACCTTTGCCAGTTTTTGTTCCTGTGTTAGGCAAGGTTCGTCATCTTTCTTATCTTCTGACATGTTTACCATGGTGCCACTGCTACACCCTGCAATCATAGCCGCCATACACAGTGAAAGGGCGACCTTCATGGCCATCGGGGGAATAACGTCGCTCTTGCCTGCAATTATCAGAGTCATAATGTTTCTCCACTAGAATAGTACTGGCCGCTGGTGGGACATATGAGTTGTTGAAAGTAACAGAAGTTGTCGATCAAAGTGATGGCTCATCTTAAGGGCTTCGGATGCCAGCATGTTGCTCTTATTCGGCACAACATTCTTTCTTTGGAGAGGCCTACCCAACTGGATAGGCCTCTTCCCCATGTATTCTTGTGCCAAAACTAGATAGACCGCTAATTGAGACCCCGCTTCGCCTAGTTCACGATGCAGAATGTCGGAGTTCCACCAGGTGACGACGCAGGTTGTTGATCCAGCCAGGCATTTACTGGTGTCACTGACACTTTGCATTGCGCATCCACGATAATATTGAAGACATGCCACCAAAGCTTGGACCCTTCACCAGGGGGCGGGGCAAAGACGCTGATATTCCCATTCTGGCTGAGCTCCACGCGACCGGGCGACCCTGTCATGCCGGGAGTCAGCGTCCCACTGAAATTATGTACGGCATAGGTGTAGGTTCCTTGCATTAACTTGGTGATTGTCACAACTTCGGGGCCGAAGCTGGTGGTGTCATCCACGTCAAGACTTACAAAGGGCAGAGCGGTCAAGGAACCTGGCGCGCCGAAAAACACGTGGCTACCGTTGGGCGTGAACAAATGGGAGTCGAGATCGAGGGGCTGCGTGCCCCACGTCAGCTTGATGTTGAAACCACTCAAGTTAGTAGTTATAGCGAGGCACGGGTCTAAAACAATATTTGTCCCTGCAGGCCCGGCTGTCACCGTGTTAGTCAATTGTGTACCGACAAGAGCTGCTAGCGTCGCTTTACCATTTTTACTGATAGGTATCTGGAACGAACCATCTGTTGCGGTATAGACCCGTGAGGAACCGGAGTAGTCAATGCCGTCGCTCTCGACGAGGGCATTGACTGCAGGCTGGCCCGAGTCGTTTCTAACACATCCGGTTACGAAGATAGTCTCTGTCACTAGATCAGCATTCCAATAGATCAACCGAGTCACGCTACCCTCGTAATAACGATTGGGGCCAATACCAACCAGTGTTGCTTGACCTTCTTGGATCCATCGCCCGGTCGAGTCATCAAAATAGAAGAGCGGAATTGTCGCAGGAATATTAGCGGATCTTGTACTGACAGGAATACGAATCGTGGAGCTGCTACCCGGGGATAAGTTGTACCGCACGTCATTGCTGTCGCGGACATCGATCGCCATTGCGCCAAAACTCTCGATCTGTCTGATAGCATTACCAACAGAAGCGGTAAAATCTCCGGGCATGCCGTTCGTAGTAGTTGCCACGTTAATAGGAGTGACCGAGACTGCGACATTGGCCGCCAGGGATCCACCCGTTTGTGGAACAAGTCCGTTAGCTGGAAGGACAATCTGGGCCGTAGAGTTCGGTACGGTTATCGTGCCTCCGGACGCGATGGCGACATTCTGCGTAATGCCGACCCTGACAAGTTGTACGGTGAGCGGCGTGCTCTCCCCAGCCATCACACGAGCAATACGAATGTTCTCTGCAAAACCGGCAGCTTCGACTCGCACCACTGCCCGGCCAGTTGCAGGTACAGAGAGTGTATAGCTCCCATCAGATCCTGATGAGGACCGCACGGACCCCACTTCAATTGTGGCATTGGCAATTCCTCCCGCACCGTCAGAAGAAATAACACGACCAGTAATAGTCCCATTGGTTCCAGGATTTGAAGATGTCTCGGGGGTGTCACCTCCGCATCCTGTAAGGGTTGCAAGAAACAAGAAGCCAAGAATCTGCATCCAACATAAAAGTGCAGACTTGGACTGATACCGCAAACACAATATCCAGGAAACATTTCTTCTCATGAAATTCTCCTTCTGGTTTAACGTGAGGCTCTTGCAATCTCAGCTCCATATAATGTGTGGAGAAGTAGACAGCGGAGAGTCCATGTTTTAGGGCATGCGGCCTATTCGTCCACTCGCTCGCAGATTGACAAGGTCATTGCCGAGAACGATAGCAATTCTGTACGACCGCGCTTACTCCGCTTGAAAACAGGACAAATTTGCTTGTTCAACAGAGCCGTATGGCGCTTACGTAAAAGTTTTAAGTAACTATCATAGAGTAGGAATAATAAGCTAGTATAAAGTTCTGCTTCTTTAGATGGATGTGGCATCTCGGGTCGGCCATGGTGCCTTTCCTGCCCGTGCAATTTACCGCGCAGTAGTCATCTATAAACGCGTCTATACATCCTATTATCGACCGTGAGCGAGCGACGCATGTCCGTGTAAGTCAACAGCGCGAGATTGCCCCGAAAGGTAGTAGTTGGTATTGCTGTATTCGAAGTGGGTATTGAAGTACTTGCTGTGGAGAATGGTTCGCTTTTTTAGTTTGGAGAAGAGGCCACCAATATCTATAGGAGTGATTTTATTCAAGTTGAGCCGCTGGGTGCGCTCAACCATAAAACTACATGGAATGATGTTTTGGCATGAATCTAACTAGTCCTTTCCCCGAATGGTAGATTTGCATTGATCAGGGGTGACCCCAGAACAACCTTAATGCTTGCCGATTTCTGCTCAATTAACAAACGCGGTTAGATCCTTAGGAAGGGCTGACTAGAGCATCTAGAATACGCAGTTTTAGTGTCATTCTCGCATCTCACATGGTGAGGAGCGCCGCTCCCTGGAAGGTCCCGGCCTTGAGCTCCTGCAACGCGCGGTTTGCTTCCTCAAGAGAATGACGGAGCGTATGCGGTTTGATTAGGATGGCGGCTGCTTCGCGCAGCATTAAATGCGATCCAGCTCTCGATAATCCCGGTCGCGGTGCAGGACCCTGGCCACTTTCACCACCTTAACCTTTTCATCGATTGCATAGATGATGCGATATTCTCCCTGTGTCACCCGAAAGCCGGTAAAATCCCGGTAGGTGAAATGCGCGAGTTGTTCGGAGTCAGGAGGACGAGGGGCACGGCGGAGAGTAAGAATCTTGAGAAAGACCTGGCGGAGCCGTTTGGCATCGGAATGTCCAAGATCTTCAAGTGTCGCGAAAACGGCCTCTGAGAACTCGAGCGAATAACTCACAGGCCAAGACGCTTGGTCATATCATCGAGGGTCAGAAATCGATCGTCCTTGAGGCTTTTGGTGAGGAGGGCGGACTCGTAACGATCTTCTAAATCAACCAATCGCTGATAGTCATCATAACCAAGGAGTACGGCGGTCGGGCGCGCCCCTTTCTTAATCACGATCCGCTGCCCCTGATAGCCGGCTTTGGCTAAGACGGCTGAGAAACTCGCCTTGGCCTTAGTCGCCGTCACCGTGTTTTCTGCGTGGACAGTGTTCGACTTCTTCATGGGGCACATTCTACTCAATCAGGCTAAAATAGTCAAATAGGTCATTACCATCTACTGTGGAAACTCCTACGCTTTCGACTATTAGTGTTTCAATGCGAGTGATGCGTTCTCTCGAGCGCTTGCCGGCAGGCTCTTGCGGTAGCTTCCGACGTAGAACCAGCAGCATCGGTAATTCAGTTACGTCACGATCACATGGTGAGGACTGCCGCTCCCTGGAAGGTCCCGGCCTTGAGCTCCTGCAACGCGCGGTTGGCTTGCTCAAGAGGAAAACGGATCGTATGCGGTTTGATAGGGATGGCGGCTGCTTCGCGCAGGAGATCAATCCCGTCCTGTCTCGTGTTGGCGGTGACACTGCGGATCACCCGCTCGCCGAACACTTCACGATCATAGTCCAGCGAGGGAATCGGCGACATATGAATGCCCGCCAAAGCTAAGGTCCCCCCTCGGTCGAGCGCTCGTAATGCCGGAGGAACGAGTTCCCCGGCTGGCGCGAAGATGATCGACCCGTGCAGTTTGTCAGGCGGCATATCTATTGCCCCGCCCACCCAAACTGCCCCAAGTTGTCTTGCGAGGGCCTGATGCTCCGGCTTGAGGGAACTGACGTAGACCTGGCAGTTCCAGTGGCGCGCGATCTGGATGGCGATATGTGCCGACGCACCGAATCCATAAAGCCCCAAACGCTGCCCTGGTTGAATGCCGCTGAGACGCAAGGCGCGATATCCGATAATCCCGGCACAGAGCAAGGGTGCCGCTTCATCATCCGAAAAGGTCGACGGGATCGGGTAGGCAAATCGTGCGGGTACGGCCACATACTCGGCATAGCCTCCGTCGACCTGATAGCCGGTAAACTTCGCCTGTAAGCAGAGATTTTCCCGCCCACTTGTGCAGAATGCGCATTGTCCGCACGTGCCCTGAAGCCAGGCAATCCCC is a genomic window containing:
- a CDS encoding zinc-dependent alcohol dehydrogenase family protein, yielding MKAMVLNRTSDVSGSPLQLQDRPIPVPKPGQALVKVHACGVCRTDLHVVEGELPDIALPLIPGHQAVGTVIQVGSQISEVKEGDRVGIAWLQGTCGQCAFCTSGRENLCLQAKFTGYQVDGGYAEYVAVPARFAYPIPSTFSDDEAAPLLCAGIIGYRALRLSGIQPGQRLGLYGFGASAHIAIQIARHWNCQVYVSSLKPEHQALARQLGAVWVGGAIDMPPDKLHGSIIFAPAGELVPPALRALDRGGTLALAGIHMSPIPSLDYDREVFGERVIRSVTANTRQDGIDLLREAAAIPIKPHTIRFPLEQANRALQELKAGTFQGAAVLTM
- a CDS encoding type II toxin-antitoxin system Phd/YefM family antitoxin, which translates into the protein MKKSNTVHAENTVTATKAKASFSAVLAKAGYQGQRIVIKKGARPTAVLLGYDDYQRLVDLEDRYESALLTKSLKDDRFLTLDDMTKRLGL
- a CDS encoding type II toxin-antitoxin system RelE/ParE family toxin encodes the protein MSYSLEFSEAVFATLEDLGHSDAKRLRQVFLKILTLRRAPRPPDSEQLAHFTYRDFTGFRVTQGEYRIIYAIDEKVKVVKVARVLHRDRDYRELDRI
- a CDS encoding carboxypeptidase regulatory-like domain-containing protein, which produces MRRNVSWILCLRYQSKSALLCWMQILGFLFLATLTGCGGDTPETSSNPGTNGTITGRVISSDGAGGIANATIEVGSVRSSSGSDGSYTLSVPATGRAVVRVEAAGFAENIRIARVMAGESTPLTVQLVRVGITQNVAIASGGTITVPNSTAQIVLPANGLVPQTGGSLAANVAVSVTPINVATTTNGMPGDFTASVGNAIRQIESFGAMAIDVRDSNDVRYNLSPGSSSTIRIPVSTRSANIPATIPLFYFDDSTGRWIQEGQATLVGIGPNRYYEGSVTRLIYWNADLVTETIFVTGCVRNDSGQPAVNALVESDGIDYSGSSRVYTATDGSFQIPISKNGKATLAALVGTQLTNTVTAGPAGTNIVLDPCLAITTNLSGFNIKLTWGTQPLDLDSHLFTPNGSHVFFGAPGSLTALPFVSLDVDDTTSFGPEVVTITKLMQGTYTYAVHNFSGTLTPGMTGSPGRVELSQNGNISVFAPPPGEGSKLWWHVFNIIVDAQCKVSVTPVNAWLDQQPASSPGGTPTFCIVN